In Fimbriimonadaceae bacterium, the genomic window TTCCGGTGGAGCGATTCCTGGCAGAAGACCATGCCACCATCGCCAACGCGACCGCACTGGGAGTTGTTGCGGCCTACCGCGTCGCCCTGCTGGTTTGGTTCCTTGCTCGAGTCCCCATGTTGCGCTGGTACCAAAATGCGCTGGTCGTGCTGTCGACCATCTCCTTCATCGGATCCGGCGTCTTCATCCTCGGCTATGCGCCGCACATACTCGCGACCATGGGTGGCATGCGGCACACAAATCCTCTTCGGGAACAAGCATCGAAACTCGGGGAGGATCTGGCATGCATCTCCGTGCTCGCCATTCCTGTTGTCGTGGTCGTCTACGGCATTGTCATCGCGGCGTCGAGAAAGCCCAAACTTCCGGAAGGATAGAATTTCGTACGATGACCCAGCATCACGAGCCGGAATGGGGGAAGTCGCGCATGGAGGCGATCACCGACGGTGTGTTCGCCATCGCGATCACCCTGCTCGTGTTCAACTTCAAAATCGATCCGTCCATCGAGACCGAGGCCGGCTTGAACAAGGCCCTCGCCGCCCTCCTGCCCGACATCTTCGCGTTCGTCCTCTCGTTCTTCGTGCTTGCAGGTGCGTGGATCGGGCACCACGCCACGATGCGATCGATCCGCGAAGTCAGCCGGGAACTGTTGTGGACGAATCTGTTCTATCTCATGTTCGTGGCGGTCATGCCCTTTGCCAGCCACATTTTCGGGAGGTTCATGGACCTCAAGCTCGCGAGCTACCTGTACAGTGGGAACATCCTCATGATCGGTTTGCTCCAGGTGCGATTTTGGAGCCAGGCGAGGTCGATGGCTTCGGTCCTCCAACCCGGACTGACGGCGTACGCTCTAAACGTCACCACCTTGCGCGCTTGGGTGCTTCCAATCACCGCGGTGTTGTCGCTTGGGGTAACCCTCGCCGATCCACGCTATGGCGGCATGGTGTACGGCTTGATCCCGTTGTTCTTTGTTCTCGCGAACCGGCGGGCGAAGGCGCTGGCAGGCTAAAACAAGCCTAAGGCGGGGTCACCTTCCAGGCCACGTAATCCACCTTCGCCTTGAAGCCGGGCTGCGACTGGGGGCTGTTGGGTTTGACGCGCAGGCGGGCCTTCACGCGGCCGTCGTATCGCACGTAGAAGTGCCCGAGCGGGAAGCTAAGGGAGACGAGCTGGTCTTGGTCCTTCTTGGCGGCGCGGGTGTCGACTTGGACCCAGTTGTTCAGGTCCCAATCCCAGAGGTCGATGCTCTGCTGAAGTCCGACCTTGTTGACTTGAAGCTCGATCTCGAAGTCGAGCTTGCCGTAGGTTCGGGCTTGGGTAGCGGAGAATTCGACGGTGATCGGGGCGGAGCTGAAGGTGGGGGTGACGCCGCTGGTGAACTCTTCGCGGTCGTCGTCGGGCTTGAACGTGCCCCGCCGGTCGCCGGCGGTGATGCTGCCGAAGATGGGCTTGACATAGTTCGGGCGGGCCGAATACGGCGACAGGGCGGTGCGGGGGATGCGACACATCCAGCCCTCGTTGGTGAAGGTGGGGCTTCCTCCGCCGTTGCCGCAGATGGTCGTGCCATCGGCAGAAACGTCGGTGGCTTCGTTGAGGAAGAAGTTCCCCGTGCTCACGCCAAGCGAAGTGAGAACGTCCTTGATTCGCCGGGTTCCGGTTTCTGCGGTCCAGATCACGGCTGCCGTCCCTCCGCCCAACTCACGACAGGTTCCGACGAGAACCTCGCCGTCTGCACTAACCGCCAAAGCATTGTTCCCGGTACTCCCCTGGTAAAGGCCGGGGAGTTCGACAATGCCGAGTTCCTCGTGCCAGATTTGGAACTGCGAATTGTTGGAGAAGGTCGCAATGGCACCATCTGCGGAGACGTCAGAAAACTGCTCGAAACTGCCGCCGAGTTCATTAACAATGACTAACGGTAAGTCTTCGCACCAAAGGGCTCCATCGTTATTAAAGCCCCCATCGGCACTGTGCCGACCTGCTACGTAACTTGCATCACAATTAGTTGCCACAGGTTTATTGCTTAAAGGTGTTACCTTGCCTTCAAACATAAACCGATATCGGCCACCAACAGCATAAAGTGCGACTGTACTAGCATCCGGTGTTAGGTGGACGACATCCATGATCTGGCCAAGCTCACCTCCGGGAAACTTACTAGTGCCGCTGCCTTCTCGCCAAATCATTCCCTCGTGACCACTTTCACCAACAATGGTCCGACCATCGAAAGATATACCCCTTCCACTCCCACCCTGGTCTTCAAAGTAAATATAGCCAAGCGACTCAATTCCAGTAACAGAGCTAAATCTTATTGGCACAAAAGGCCCACCCAAGCGAGAATAACCGGTTAGAAACTGGCCCCCATCCGAAACACGAATTGCGTACGACGTGCGATTGGGTTCATCGAGAAATCCAATTCGATGGAACCACGTGTCCTCTAGAGGAGAAAGAGAATGGCTGCAGGCAAGTAAAGAGGTCAGTACGGTAAACAATTCAAGCGCTTTTAACATGACATGTTTCACCTAAGGATTAACTTGATTATCGGAGTTAGCATCGATGCTAACAATTGAAAGGGGTGTTATGAGGTAAAAGTCAGGCGACGGCTCGTCAGTGATAAAAGTACTGTTTGTCAATGATAGTCCACCATTACTACCTCCATCAAAATGGATAGCTGCTTCTGCGCCATCGTTGCTCTCAAAAGTGCAGCCATGAAAGTTAAGTTGAATTCGTGGACTTACTTGGAACTCGAGACCACAAAGTTTCCGCCTGTAGTGCGACTCTGGCTCAAGGTACATCCGTAGAAGCGTTGGCCCGTTGCCCGTCGGTACGGATCTCCGCCATGAGCATCTTCACAGGCAATGGTTACCGCATTGTTATTCGTCGTATCCGTGGGATTGGCGAACGTACAATCGGTATAGGTACAGTCGTAGGGATAGTACATCGGATACCCAGCTATCGTCTGTGACAACATTTCGCGATGGGTGGTCGAGGGGCTGCCTTCTGGTCGGTTTGGCATATCCTCTCCCTTCACCTTCCGAGTTCTGGGTTCGCAAAGCTCACCCAAAGTGCCAAACGCGCTCCTTCATCTTACAACAGCCCCTTCGGCATTCCAAGAGGCCCGGCTAGCCTCGTAGTGATGGAAGCAACCCCCAGGTGCCGCAGCCGTATCGGCCTCTGCTCCCTCCGTCGAGTGGATGACTCATGCCACGGAATGGTTGCCTTACTCCGTGGAGTGCATGACCCATTCCACGGAATGGATGCCTTACTCCGTGGAGTGGATGACTCATTCCACGGAATGGATGCCTTACTCCGTGGAGTGGATGACTCATTCCACGGAATGGATGCCCTACTCCGTGGAGTGGATGACTCATTCCAGGGCGTGGCCGCTCCGCCCCCTGGCGTAGCTCACTGCCTTCGTTCGACGACAGTACCCACGCAGAACCGCAACGTGGCATGGCGTCGCGGACCGGACCCTTGATTCTCCTTACGCTTTCGCTACCGGTCAGCCGATCTTTTGAACGGCGGCGATGACGTCGCTCTCGTTCGGGATGCACTGTAGTTCGAGCACCCGCGAATACGGCATCGGCACGTTCAAGCCGCCAACACGGCCGACCGGTGCGTCGAGGTCGTCGAAGCAGTCTTCGCCGATGCGAGCGGCGATCTCCGCCCCGAACGATCCGCTGCGCCAGTCTTCGTAGACCACGATGGCGCGGTGGGTCTTGCGAACGGACTTGTAAATCGTCTCGGTGTCCAGCGGCAGCAGCGACCGAACATCGATAACCTCGGCGTCGATTCCATCCTCGACCAGCTTTTCGGCGGCGGCTAGGGAGACATTGACCATCCTGCTGTAGGCGATCAGCGTGAGATCCTTGCCCTCTCGAGCGATGCGGGCCTTTCCGATCGGAACCGTAAAGTCGATCTCCTCGGAGACTTCTCCCTTGGTGCCGTACAGGCCGGGGTTCTCGGTGAAGACCACTGGGTTGTCGTCCCGAATCGCCGATTTCAGCATGCCGTAGGCATCCTCGGGCGTTACCGGAGCGACGACTTTTAGCCCGGGACAGTGGGCGTACCAGCCTTCCATCGAGTGGCTGTGCTGGGCGCTGAGCTGGTTTGCGGCGCCGCCGGGCCCGCGAACGACGAGCGGACACTTGGCCTTGCCACCGGTCATGTAGTGAATCTTCGCCGCGTGGTTGATGATCTGGTCGAGGGCAAGGATCGAGAAGGACATCGTCATCATCTCGACGATCGGTCGCAAGCCGGCCATCGCCGCACCAATCGCAATGCCGGTGAATCCGGGTTCGGTGATCGGGGTGTCGACGACGCGCCGCCCGATGCCGTCCTTGAGTTCAGGATGCGGGGGCGCCTTGAGCCAGTCGCCGGGATCGGCGCAGTACTTCTCGAACAGGCCATCGGTAACGCGGAAGGTGCCTTTGTATTTTCCAATGTCCTCGCCCATCAGAAAGACTTCCGGGTCGCGGTCCATTTCCTCGACGATCGCCCGTTTGATCGCCTCGCGGTAGGTCATGGTGGCCATTAGTGCCCGACCTCCGGGGTCATGTCCGTGTAGACATGGTCATAAACTTCGCTCGGATCCGGATGCGGCACCTCGTCGGCGGCGGCATAAATCCGATCGACTTCCTCCTGAATCTCGGCATCGATCGCTTCCATTTTTTCGTCGGTCATCCAGTTGTTGGCGCGGATGGCGTCCTCCAGGAGCTTGAGCGGATCGGTCGACTTGTATTCTTCGACTTCGGCCATCGTGCGATACAGCGTCTGGTCATTGTCGGCCGCGCCATGGCCGGCGAAGCGGTAGTTCATGACTTCGACGAGGTACGGCTTCTGCTCCTTGCGGACCCAGTCGATGATCCGTTGGGCGTCTTTCTTGACCTGGAACACATCCATGCCGTCGAGCCGCTCGCATTTCATGTTGAAGGGCAGCCCTCGTTTCCACATCTCGGGATCGGCTGCGTGGCGCTCGACCGCGGTACCCATCGCGTATTCGTTGTTCTCGATGATGAAGATGACCGGCAATTCCCACAGCCCGGCCATGTTCAGGGCTTCGAAGAAGACACCGGCATTGGCGGCGCCGTCGCCCAGGAAGCAGAGCGTGATTCGATCCTCTTTTCGGTACTTGCTGGCAAAGGCGAGTCCGGCTCCGATCGGGTTGTGGCCGCCGACGATTCCCCAGCCGCCCCAAAAGCGACGCTCGGGATCGTAGAGGTGCATGGATCCACCCTTGCCGAGGCTGACGCCTCCCTTGCGGCCCATGATCTCGGCCATGCAGGCGACGGGATCGGAACCGAGGAGCAGGGGAAGCGCGTGTATGCGGTAGGCGGCGATGACGTCGTCATAGCCGATGCGAATGCTGTTCAGCCATCCGATGGCGGTGGCCTCCATTCCGATGTAGACATGGAGATAGCCCCCAGCCTTGCCTTGTCGATAGGCGAGGTTGCACTTTTCTTCGAAGTGCCGGATCTGGAGCATTTGCCGGTAGTACTGCTCGACTTCGGCGGGCGCGGCGACAGGAGGAACCTTAGTTTGTTTGGACACGGTGAAGCTCCGTTTCGAATTGAACTCGAATAGACGGTTGCTGCGCCGTTGAAGCCCCCAGCCCTACGATTTTTAATATACCCTTGCGGTTACGTAGATTCGACGCGTACAGTTGTCGGTTCCGTTCTCGCCACGATCGCCTGCACCGCATGATAATCCGCGATTGTGTCGACATCCAGGCAAGTTGCGGGGTGAACGTCGGGGATTAGGATTGCCTGGGCTCCCAGGAGCCTGCCCGCAACGGCCTCGACGTCGGTGGAAGCCAATCTGCCGAACAGAAACTTGAGAATCGCCGCGGGTCCGATCCTTGAAATGACTTGAAGCTGGCTCTTCCGGGCGCCGATGAGGGGCCGCACGCGGTCCACCGCGTTTCTCAGAGCCGACGGCGTCGCCGCGTACATTCCGCTCACCACCATCCTGCCTTCTCGCAGCCGCACCGCCTGCACGGGGGCCTCCGGATAGAGCCTCGTGAAATCCGGCAGCGGGGACGCGCCGGCGGCAAACCAATCTCCGGCGGGGTCGCGATCCCGGATCCGGTCGGTAAAGTGAGTCAGGGATTCTGCCGAAAAGAGCGGAGTGTCGGCCGGCATCATCAAGACCGCTTCCGCATCGATTCGGCTGATACCGAGGAGGATGTTGTCCAGCGCGGACTCGGCCTGCATCGCCCACTCGCCGTGGACGACGTGCTCCCGTAAGGCTGCCGGACCGACCGTAACACTCTCACCAAGGCCGGCATCACGAACTGCCGCCAGCGTTCGCTCCAAGCTCGTGACGCCGTTGAATCGGGCGAGGGCCTTGGAATCGGATCCGAGGGCGGCAGCAAGTTCAGGTTCGACGGTTCCCCCCGCTGCGATGACCGCACCCCACTTCACGAAATCCCGTATACCAGCCGCAGCGGCAACGTAAGTACAATTGGAGAAACCCGATGCCGAAGAAAATCGAAACCGTCGTCCTGCATGACAGCTCCACGCCCGTGATCGGCGACTTCGAGAAAGGCGGCAGCGTCGTCCTCACGACCGTCGAAGCTCTGGTCAACCAGGCTCGCGCGCACGCGCTCTGGCCCCTCACTTTTGGCCTTGCCTGCTGCGCGATCGAGATGATGAGCACGGTCGCCTCGCGGTTCGACCTCGCCAGGTTCGGCTCAGAGGCCTTCCGAGCCACCCCTCGCCAGGCCGACGTGATGATCATCGCCGGTCGCCTGAGCAAGAAGATGGCGCCGGTTCTTCGCCAGATTTACGATCAAATGCCGGAGCCCAAGTGGGTGATCAGCATGGGCGCCTGCGCGAGCAGCGGGGGCGTGTACAACAACTATGCGATCGTCCAGGGCGCCGACCAGGTCGTTCCCGTCGATGTCTATGTCCCGGGTTGTCCGCCATCGCCCGACGCGCTGATCTACGGGATCATGAAGCTTCAGGAGAAGATCAAGCAGAAACGGGCCAAATCCTGGAAGGACCTGCGCCTGATCGAAATCAACCCGCGGACGCTCGACTCCGAGGTACCGGCGTGAGCGTCGAAATCCTGAAGGACGTCGTCAAGCCGATCCTCGCCGGTTTCGCCATCACCAGCAAGCGTGCGTTCCAGGACAAGGTCACCGTCAACTATCCGGACGAAATGCGCGAGCAGTATCCGCGCACCCGCTGGCGACACTTTTTGACCCGGTACGAGAGCGGACTCGAGCGCTGCATTGGGTGCTCGCTCTGCGCCGGCGCTTGTCCGGCCCGATGCATCTATGTCGAAGCCGCCGAGAACACCGACGAAGCACGCTACTCTCCCGGCGAGCGCTACGCAACCCGCTACGAGATCAACATGATCCGCTGCATCTTCTGCGGCTACTGCCAGGATGCGTGTCCGACCGGAGCGATTATCTTACGGAAGAACTTCGAACTCTCCGACTACACACGGGAGAGCTTCATCTATACGAAGGAGATGCTCCTCGAGGAATACCCCGGACAATCGGACGAGCCTTACGTCAGTCAGTTTTCTCCGGAGGTTTTGCAGCGGAAAGCGGAAGCTTCGGCGCCTGCATCGTAAGGATCTGGTGGCCGAGCTGCGACACTCTCGTCATTGCGAAATTCGATAGGACGATCACCGTCGTGCCGTCCTTTTCGAACCGGCCGATGTAGGCCGCGAACCCTTGCCAGCCGCCACTGTGCTCGATGAGCCGGTCGTTGCCGACCGCCCGCAACATCCACCCAAAGCCGTATCCGGTGTCCTTTCCGTCGGTTGTCTTGTTGGAGGTCCAGCAGCGTTCCCATTCCGCCTTGGTGAGGATCGACTGCTTGCGAAGGGTTTGCTCCCAGGCGATCATGTCGTCGAGCGAGGCGTACATGCTGCCGTCGGCCGTCGTGTTCAGCTTCGGCGCCACCCAGTCCTGATTCACTACCGAGTTGTTCGGTCCTGGCTGATAGCCGGCAGAGCGGTGGGGAATGATCGCCGCTTCGTTGATGATCCGCGCCGTTTTCATGCCCGCCGGACGAAGCACGCGTTCCGTGAGCTGGTCGCCATAGAATTTGCCACCAACGCGGGAGGCGATGACGCCGAGCATCACGTAGCCGCCGTTGTTGTAGCGGAATTTCGTGCGCGGCGCTTCGGGAATGTCCTGATCCACCATCATTTTGGCGAGTTCGGCCTCCGAGTAGTCCTGGCGCATGTTCATGGCGTGATAGTTGAGGTCGGGCAAGCCAGATTGGTGGCAGAGCAGATCGCGAATCGTCGGCTGGCTCCATTTGTCGCCGGCTTCGGGGAAGTGCTTCGAGAGCGGATCGTCGAGGCTCAGCTTGCCATCCCGCGCCAACAGCGTGATCAGCGCGGCGGTGAACTGCTTACCGACGCTGCCGAGTTGGAAGATGGTCTTCCGCGTGACCGGCACCTGGTGTTCCAGAGTGGCGTACCCGTAGCCTTTGATGTGAATCGGCTTGCCGTTCTTGAGGACGGCGACGGCGATTCCCGGAACCTTGCGCTCCCGCATCTCCGCCCTGACGGCGTCGTCGATGGAAGCAGGTGGTAGGGCGACGATGGCAGCCAGAGCGAGCAAATGCATCGCCCTATCTTACGCGGACACGAAACGTTGCGGCGAAAGATCCTCCTCTTCCACGAGGCAGCATGAATCGACCGGATAGAAGTAAGGGAAGCGGAAGTAGCGGTCGCACGTGGTCATCCACTTTTCCTCCCGATGCCCACCTTTCCAACGAAAGCGAGGCTTTATCGGGAATCGGAGAATTCGCCTGCCGGTATCGACCAGAAACTCGTCGCCCTCAATCTTAAACCGATGCATAGCGCGCCGTGCCGCCGGTAAGCCCAATGCGGCCGTGAGTAGAGCCAGGCCCCAAAAAACCGAAACCGCACTGACGAAGTCCCCCAGCAACCGTTGCTCACCACCTTTTGGTGGGAGTGCCAGGAGCAAGAGAGGAATGGCCACCGCACAGGCCGAGAACAGCCAAACTGCGCCCCAGACATCGGTTTTCTGCTTCTTGTACACGGCCTCGCGATCGCGGTAGACGTACCACAGGTCAGGCTCCATCTCGACCCTTAGCGGCACGCGTCGAAAGACGTTCTTCTGCACATCCGTCATTTCGCGACCTTCCGGGCCTCGCCGCCCTCCACGAACCCAATCGAGCACGCCCAGAATCAGGAGAAGCGATCCCGGGAACGCGAAAATGGACACCGCTCCTGCTATCCAACCCGAGAAAGCCCCTTGCGATGAAAGGTCCCAAAGAGCAAAACAATGTAGCGCGGCGATCGTGGAGAGCAAGACACCCATGCCGAAGTTGACGAGCCCGTGTCGACGACTCTCAGCTCGGGGCGGAAAGTAATTGGCGTCCGTCTCAAGCTTCCCGCAACGAAGCATCATGAAGGCGGTCAGCTCCCGCAGGTGAGGAATCGACGATAGGGAGCCAAAGGTTCCGAGAAATGCTCCGTCTGGGGCGTAAGCATCGAGTTGCCACTGAGACACACCGGGCCAGCTCGGCTTCCGAACCTGAACCAAACGCACTTCGTGCCACGGAATGGTGACCACCGTCGATCCTTGAACAAACCGTTCAAGGTGCAGATACTTCACCACAAAACCCGCGCCAACCTTGCGTTGGAAGGCGACCGCACTGCGGAATCCTCGGGCCAGCGTTATCACAGCCGAAAGGGCGAGAATTGCCCCCTGGATCGGGTAGCCGCGATAGAAGCATTCGGCACTTGCCACAGCGAAGAGGACGAGCAGTCCAACCGTCAAGCCTAACCCCAAGACAAAGACCGACCGATCGGCATCCGGGAAAACCACGCGGGTCGACGGGCCAACTGCAAACGGCTCGCGGTCAGAGGATTGCTTGATCACTGGCAACTAATGGCGGTTCCGATGAGTTTACGTGACCATGCTCCGGGCCGTTTCGAATGGAGCGCAGGCGTCCCGCCTGCAACGAGATCGACTTACGGAGCATCAAACCTCACATGAAAGCCGCCTGGGCAGCCATGCTACTCCTGATCGCCGCAACCGCCAACGCCCAAGTTGGGCGGCTGTTCGATTCGATCGAAGGGCTGGTGGCGTCGGCCGACCTCGCTTGCCTGGGACGGATCGTCGCCTGCGACCCGAGCGGCAAGCTGCGAATCGACGTGACGGACGACATCCGCGGCGTCCCCGCCAAAACGCTTGAGCTCGACCTCGACCTGCGCCATTTCGGGGGAAGCATCGAGGGATTCCGCGACCTGCGCATGGAGGTCTTCGTGACCATCGGTGGGACGAATCCCTGGTACGCCGGGCTACCGGTGAGGAGCGTCGATGGCCAAGCCAGGTCAGGGCAGTTCGCAACCATCCGCAGCATCGGGGCGGTTCCGAAGGGCAACATCAAGCACGACATCAACTACTATCTCCACGAACACGGCCGTATCTTCGACCTTCGCCTGGATTGCGTCACGGGCCGAAGGGGCATTCTGAACCGGGCCCGCGCGTTCCAAAAGCAGCATCCCAAGCCGCTGCCGACGATCTCCCTGATCCTTCCCAACGCCTACCTGCGCAAGGTCGGCGACCCGAACGCCTATGGAGCGGTCACCTTGCCGGTCTGTCCGGAAACGCGGGCCACGTTGCTGCGTCTGCTCAAGGATCCCGAATTCGTGCTGCGCGAGGTCAAGCGGGATGCCTACGCTTGGGAGCGGCGGCACGTGCTCTGCATGGCGCTGCGGGAGCTTGAGCACTTTCGCGACAAGGAGACCGAAGCCATCGCGGAGCGCTTCGCGCGGGAAGGCGATCCCAAGACGAACCCGAAGGACGATTCGCTCGGCAGCGTGGACGTCCGCGCCGAAGCCCAGCGGCTGCTGGATAAATGGGCTGGGCGCAACTCTGAAGGGTCACCTAGGTAAATCTGCACGCCCATCCCCTCTCAATTAGGACAGGCGCCCCCCAAAAAGGTCGGTTTCGCGGATGCCCAAGCAAAACTACTTGGGTGTCGAAACAGTTATGAACTTCCTAATCGATGCGGTTCCAGTGTTCACGTTCTGAAGCGTTGCACTCGGATCGACACTCCCCCGCTGGTTTCCGGTCGTCACAAGAGGAGCCAAGAACAGATTGAGAGTGTCACTAAACGCGAGGTAAGAACCCTGTACGACAGATATGGATCTCAGAGGATTTGTAGCTCCGAACGGGTTTCCAATGGCCGACACTGTACCGTCGCTCTCCAGCTTATAAGCCTGGACATCGCCGGTAGACTGATCACCCACATATAGACAGTGCACTACAGGCGAGCCCACAAGGCCAGTGGTAATGGCCGGTCCCACGTGACTTGCCGTTGTGATCGTTGTCGTGGCTGCTCCGCCACCAATAGGATAGACCATCACTTTTGCGTTACCACCCTGAGGTACCTCGGTGGCGACAATCAGGTGCTCGTTGGTAGCTGAAACTTGAACGTCGGCAACAGGCTCACCCACTTGGAAAGTGTTAGCAGGCGTTAGATTGCCGCCAGAAGCCGTGTATTCGACAACGGTCCCCGAAGCATTTCCGACAAATAGCCGGTTGGCAAGAGCCGCAGAAGCAGAGTGAAGTCCAGGATTACCGGTCTGCGTTGGATTGCCGCTGATTGGATTGGCTACCGGGAGCGAGAACACGTCATCAGGAGTACCGCCAACCGCAGGCATGCTGCATCCAACAAAAACATGCCCACCCGCCGTATCGACGCAGGTCGTGGACTGGCCCTGATCCAAGTTCACGATCCCAACCTGGATTAGCTGGCCGCTTACAAGTTGGTACTGAACAAGTTGCCGCATCGTGATCCCCACCACGCCAGGGTTGGTCGATGAGACGAAAATCGAGTCAGATCCTTCATCGTACACCAGGTCCTGCTGGTTGTAGAGTGGCGTGGCTGCAGGCTGCCCTACCTGGACGAGCGTTCCCATTGGCGTTACCTCATAAGCTTGCAGTGAGCCGGGGTATGCCGTACCACTTAAGTCCTTTCCTCCCGTTTGCAGAACGTAGATGCGTGAGATCGAGGTCAGATTTAGGCCACTGCCTCCACCGCAGCCAATTCCAGCCGGCAGCAATAAAAGACCGATAGCAATCGCCCCTACAAAACTAAATCTCAGATTCCGTCCCAATCTAGTCATCTTTCCTCCGCCGCTTCCTTTGAGCGAGCGCTAGAATACCCAGGCTAGCACCACAACATTCGCTAGCATGCAGGACGGCGTGAGCAAAGTGTGACAGGCCGAGCAAATCCTTGGCCTGAAGGGCCGCCCCATCGGGGCTTTGGAGATCGGCTCCGCGCCGGTGCCGCCATTCCGAGCGAGGGGGCAGCCCGACGAGGAATCTGGCCGTTCGGAATGACTAGACCAATAAGGGAAGTCGCCCGCCTCCCGTTGTCCCGTCATCCCGACTTGACGCCCGATTCCTGCTCGCCACGGTCGTGGCCCAAGCTTCCAGAATCGGCGCCCAGTCGATGGTGGCGAGGAATTGGATGGCGTCGGTCTGGGTTTCGATGATCACCTTCTCCACGCGGCTGCGCCGGACGCGGCGGAACGGACCGAACGACGTGTCTTCGCGCTGCACGAACATCGTGTCCTCCCGGTGCACGGATTCGATCTCGGAGAGCGGCACGCGAACCCGCAGCCGCCCGAACCGGTCATGCCAGGAAATCCAGCCGCCCTTCCATTCGATGCGCTCGTTCGCATAGGTGAGCAGCATGACCACAGCGAGGGCCAGAAACAGAAGCGACACCAGCACGAAGAAGATGGCGGGAGCCCATTGGAACGTTCCGTCGCCGGG contains:
- a CDS encoding Potassium channel; the protein is MTQHHEPEWGKSRMEAITDGVFAIAITLLVFNFKIDPSIETEAGLNKALAALLPDIFAFVLSFFVLAGAWIGHHATMRSIREVSRELLWTNLFYLMFVAVMPFASHIFGRFMDLKLASYLYSGNILMIGLLQVRFWSQARSMASVLQPGLTAYALNVTTLRAWVLPITAVLSLGVTLADPRYGGMVYGLIPLFFVLANRRAKALAG
- the bfmBAB gene encoding 2-oxoisovalerate dehydrogenase subunit beta, whose amino-acid sequence is MATMTYREAIKRAIVEEMDRDPEVFLMGEDIGKYKGTFRVTDGLFEKYCADPGDWLKAPPHPELKDGIGRRVVDTPITEPGFTGIAIGAAMAGLRPIVEMMTMSFSILALDQIINHAAKIHYMTGGKAKCPLVVRGPGGAANQLSAQHSHSMEGWYAHCPGLKVVAPVTPEDAYGMLKSAIRDDNPVVFTENPGLYGTKGEVSEEIDFTVPIGKARIAREGKDLTLIAYSRMVNVSLAAAEKLVEDGIDAEVIDVRSLLPLDTETIYKSVRKTHRAIVVYEDWRSGSFGAEIAARIGEDCFDDLDAPVGRVGGLNVPMPYSRVLELQCIPNESDVIAAVQKIG
- the acoA gene encoding Acetoin:2,6-dichlorophenolindophenol oxidoreductase subunit alpha, whose amino-acid sequence is MSKQTKVPPVAAPAEVEQYYRQMLQIRHFEEKCNLAYRQGKAGGYLHVYIGMEATAIGWLNSIRIGYDDVIAAYRIHALPLLLGSDPVACMAEIMGRKGGVSLGKGGSMHLYDPERRFWGGWGIVGGHNPIGAGLAFASKYRKEDRITLCFLGDGAANAGVFFEALNMAGLWELPVIFIIENNEYAMGTAVERHAADPEMWKRGLPFNMKCERLDGMDVFQVKKDAQRIIDWVRKEQKPYLVEVMNYRFAGHGAADNDQTLYRTMAEVEEYKSTDPLKLLEDAIRANNWMTDEKMEAIDAEIQEEVDRIYAAADEVPHPDPSEVYDHVYTDMTPEVGH
- the nqo6 gene encoding NADH-quinone oxidoreductase subunit 6, coding for MPKKIETVVLHDSSTPVIGDFEKGGSVVLTTVEALVNQARAHALWPLTFGLACCAIEMMSTVASRFDLARFGSEAFRATPRQADVMIIAGRLSKKMAPVLRQIYDQMPEPKWVISMGACASSGGVYNNYAIVQGADQVVPVDVYVPGCPPSPDALIYGIMKLQEKIKQKRAKSWKDLRLIEINPRTLDSEVPA
- the nqo9 gene encoding NADH-quinone oxidoreductase subunit 9; translated protein: MSVEILKDVVKPILAGFAITSKRAFQDKVTVNYPDEMREQYPRTRWRHFLTRYESGLERCIGCSLCAGACPARCIYVEAAENTDEARYSPGERYATRYEINMIRCIFCGYCQDACPTGAIILRKNFELSDYTRESFIYTKEMLLEEYPGQSDEPYVSQFSPEVLQRKAEASAPAS
- the pbpE_2 gene encoding Penicillin-binding protein 4*; translation: MHLLALAAIVALPPASIDDAVRAEMRERKVPGIAVAVLKNGKPIHIKGYGYATLEHQVPVTRKTIFQLGSVGKQFTAALITLLARDGKLSLDDPLSKHFPEAGDKWSQPTIRDLLCHQSGLPDLNYHAMNMRQDYSEAELAKMMVDQDIPEAPRTKFRYNNGGYVMLGVIASRVGGKFYGDQLTERVLRPAGMKTARIINEAAIIPHRSAGYQPGPNNSVVNQDWVAPKLNTTADGSMYASLDDMIAWEQTLRKQSILTKAEWERCWTSNKTTDGKDTGYGFGWMLRAVGNDRLIEHSGGWQGFAAYIGRFEKDGTTVIVLSNFAMTRVSQLGHQILTMQAPKLPLSAAKPPEKTD